The Erythrolamprus reginae isolate rEryReg1 chromosome 3, rEryReg1.hap1, whole genome shotgun sequence genome contains a region encoding:
- the MTFR1 gene encoding mitochondrial fission regulator 1: MICWIKQLFRVIFMQIGLIMESLLWSNKTYGPNRSIVRKIGSNLSLIQCPRVQFQLTSQPAISTQSNQLKEDAVVSLVDVGWVAADDEEDKIFTRFRSEGWSKPQPFLKSEGSTGRDSSTEELLPKKSQETEDSKTTVAKNDEALQKINALENELANLRAQIAKIVSLQEQNLAAVGTGSSASVSVLPPPPPPPPPPPLPPPPPFQQSVSAIDLIKERKGKRINSGTTLIEDGPKKLEIPNMLDILKDMNNVKLRSVKRPEKSTIKKTADPTDPAAVIAEALKKKFAYRYRSDSSSESDKQISTSEANLFGPHLLKPTGKMKNLIENS; the protein is encoded by the exons ATGATCTGCTGGATTAAACAACTATTTAGAGTGATATTTATGCAAATTGGGTTAATTATGGAATCA ttactTTGGTCAAATAAAACTTATGGCCCAAACAGAAGTATTGTAAGAAAAATTGGCTCCAACCTCTCTTTGATACAATGTCCAAGGGTTCAGTTTCAG CTTACTTCTCAGCCTGCAATAAGCACTCAGTCTAATCAACTAAAAGAAGATGCAGTGGTCTCCCTTGTAGATGTTGGGTGGGTTGCTGCTGATGATGAAGAAGACAAAATCTTTACACGTTTCCG atCAGAAGGTTGGTCAAAACCCCAACCATTCCTTAAAAGTGAAGGCTCCACAGGAAGAGATTCAAGTACTGAAGAATTGTTGCCCAAGAAATCACAAGAAACGGAAGACTCCAAAACTACAGTAGCCAAAAATGATGAAGCACTGCAGAAAATAAACGCATTGGAAAATGAGCTTGCTAATTTAAGAGCACAAATAGCCAAAATTGTAAGCCTACAAGAACAAAATTTGGCAGCAG TTGGAACAGGTTCTTCTGCATCTGTTTCTGTTCTACCGCCACCCCCGCcgccaccacccccaccccccttacctccaccaccaccatttcAGCAGAGTGTTTCTGCCATTGACCTTATTAAAGAACGCaaaggaaaaagaataaattCTGGCACGACTCTGATAGAGGATGGTCCAAAGAAGCTTGAAATTCCAAATATGTTAGATATTCTGAAAGACATGAACAATGTGAAGCTGCGCTCGGTGAAAAG GCCagaaaaaagcacaataaagaaaACTGCTGATCCAACAGATCCCGCTGCAGTAATAGCAGAAGCTCTTAAAAAGAAATTTGCATATCGATACCGTAGTGACAGTTCAAGTGAAAGTGATAAACAGATTTCAACTTCTGAAGCAAATCTG TTTGGGCCACACCTGCTGAAACCTACAGGAAAAATGAAGAATCTAATTGAAAATAGTTAA